A genomic segment from Ornithorhynchus anatinus isolate Pmale09 chromosome 16, mOrnAna1.pri.v4, whole genome shotgun sequence encodes:
- the NPL gene encoding N-acetylneuraminate lyase produces MTVSGGAQIAAEVSAPRGAGAAGASSMALPRRKLQGLVAATITPMTENGEINISVIGQYVDYLVKEQGVKNIFVNGTTGEGLSLTIQERQQLAEEWVTQGKNKLDQIIIHVGALCLKESQELAQHAAAIGADGIAVIAPFFLKPSNKDALIAFLKEVAAAAPTVPFYYYHIPPLTGIKICAEELLNGIQAQIPTFQGLKFSDTNLLDFGQCVDQNGSRQFDLLFGVDEQLLSALIMGATGAVGSTYNYLGKRTNQMLEAFERQDLPLALKYQFNIQRFINFVVKLGFGIAQTKAIMTLVSGIPMGPPRLPLQSASQEFTDKAEEKLKSLESSFLF; encoded by the exons ATGACGGTGAGCGGCGGAGCCCAAATTGCAGCCGAAGTTTCCGCTCCGCGGGGCGCGGGCGCGGCCGGGGCCAG CTCGATGGCTCTCCCAAGAAGGAAGCTTCAAGGTCTCGTTGCTGCGACTATCACTCCAATGACTGAGAATGG AGAAATCAATATCTCCGTGATTGGTCAATATGTCGATTATCTGGTAAAGGAACAGGGTGTGAAGAACATTTTTG TGAACGGCACCACGGGAGAAGGTCTATCGCTGACCATTCAGGAGCGGCAGCAGCTTGCGGAGGAGTGGGTGACTCAAGGGAAAAATAA GTTGGACCAGATCATCATTCACGTAGGAGCATTATGCCTGAAAGAGTCACAAGAGCTG GCTCAACATGCAGCAGCAATAGGAGCTGACGGCATTGCTGTAATAGCTCCTTTCTTTCTCAAACCTTCTAACAAAG ATGCCCTGATTGCTTTCTTGAAGGAAGTGGCTGCTGCTGCCCCAACTGTGCCATTTTACTACTACCACATTCCTCCTCTGACAGGGATTAAAA TCTGTGCTGAGGAACTGCTGAATGGGATTCAGGCCCAGATCCCCACCTTCCAGGGCCTCAAGTTCAGCGACACTAATCTCTTGGACTTCGGACAGTGTGTGGACCAAAATGGCTCCCGACAATTTGATCTCCTCTTTGGGGTGGATGAG CAACTGCTGAGTGCTCTGATAATGGGGGCAACTGGGGCAGTGGGCAG CACCTACAACTACCTGGGCAAGAGGACAAACCAGATGTTGGAAGCTTTTGAGCGTCAGGATCTTCCTCTAGCCTTGAAGTATCAG TTTAATATCCAGAGATTTATCAACTTTGTAGTCAAACTAG gttTTGGGATCGCACAGACCAAAGCGATCATGACTCTGGTTTCCGGCATTCCAATGGGACCCCCACGTCTCCCCCTGCAGAGCGCCTCCCAGGAGTTTACCGACAAAGCCGAAGAGAAGCTCAAGAGCCTGGAGAGCTCTTTCCTCTTCTGA